A single window of Syntrophus aciditrophicus SB DNA harbors:
- the dnaA gene encoding chromosomal replication initiator protein DnaA, with product MDNLWEESIKIIKEKISPQNFETWIRPLKVVSLEGNHASLSVPNKFFKDWLTENYRDVISDAVSSSAGKDYAIDFVILQESEKNSRSAHPARKKKIIEQIPQEKIRPKIHPTLNPNYSFERFVVGSSNQFAHAAAVAVAEQPAKNYNPLFIYGGVGLGKTHLLNAIGLLSMSIYPDMNVVYVSAEEFMNELILSIRYDKMPQFREKFRNIDCLLMDDIQFIAGKERTQEEFFHTFNTLHDSGKQIVVTSDKFPKDIPNLEGRLRSRFEWGLIADIQPPEIETKIAILEKKAQENNIHIPTNVAYYISSHAESNIRELEGFLVRIAAYSSVTGRNIDLDLVKEVLKDIIKHRESDEISFEEILKAVAARYNLKIADIKSQSKNKNIAMARQVTMYMARKLTGSSFPDIGEKIGGRDHSTVIYANNKIRKLLETDSRLKATLQEIEDQLLKKN from the coding sequence TAAAATCATTAAGGAAAAAATTAGCCCACAGAATTTTGAAACCTGGATTCGTCCGCTTAAAGTGGTCTCTCTCGAAGGGAATCATGCCAGCCTGTCGGTACCGAACAAGTTTTTTAAAGACTGGTTGACTGAAAACTATCGGGATGTCATTTCCGACGCCGTATCCTCATCGGCTGGAAAAGACTATGCGATTGATTTTGTTATCCTTCAGGAATCTGAAAAAAATTCCCGCTCCGCTCACCCGGCGAGAAAGAAAAAAATCATCGAGCAGATCCCCCAAGAAAAAATTCGTCCCAAAATTCATCCCACGTTAAACCCAAATTACAGTTTTGAACGTTTCGTTGTGGGCTCATCCAATCAGTTCGCCCATGCGGCAGCGGTTGCCGTTGCCGAACAGCCGGCCAAAAATTACAATCCTCTGTTCATCTACGGAGGCGTGGGGCTGGGTAAGACGCATCTCCTGAATGCCATCGGACTGCTGAGCATGTCCATCTATCCCGATATGAACGTGGTCTACGTCTCCGCGGAAGAGTTCATGAACGAACTGATTCTCTCCATCCGCTACGACAAGATGCCTCAGTTCCGGGAAAAGTTCCGCAACATCGACTGCCTTTTGATGGATGATATTCAGTTTATTGCCGGAAAGGAGCGAACACAGGAAGAATTCTTTCACACCTTCAACACGCTTCATGATTCCGGAAAACAGATCGTCGTCACAAGCGACAAATTTCCCAAGGACATCCCGAACCTGGAAGGCCGCCTCCGTTCCCGTTTTGAGTGGGGTCTGATCGCCGATATCCAGCCGCCGGAAATTGAAACCAAAATTGCCATCCTGGAAAAAAAGGCCCAGGAAAACAATATTCATATCCCGACCAATGTGGCCTATTACATCTCTTCCCATGCCGAATCCAACATCCGCGAGCTGGAAGGTTTTCTCGTCCGTATTGCCGCCTATTCCTCGGTTACGGGAAGAAACATCGATCTGGATCTGGTCAAGGAAGTTCTGAAAGACATCATCAAGCATCGGGAATCCGACGAAATTTCCTTCGAAGAAATTCTCAAGGCGGTCGCTGCCCGATATAACCTGAAAATCGCTGATATCAAGTCGCAGAGCAAAAACAAGAACATCGCCATGGCGAGGCAGGTAACGATGTACATGGCCCGGAAACTGACCGGAAGCTCTTTTCCGGACATCGGAGAAAAAATCGGGGGAAGGGATCATTCCACAGTTATCTACGCCAACAATAAAATCCGTAAACTTCTGGAGACAGATTCCAGGTTGAAAGCCACGCTCCAGGAAATCGAAGATCAACTCCTCAAGAAAAACTAA
- the dnaN gene encoding DNA polymerase III subunit beta has product MEFDIQRQVFLDGVQKTLGIVERKSTMPILGNLLLKTEDNQIKIVATDRELGLVADYEAQIISSGAITLSAKKLFEMIREIQGDSIHFSCDDHDQITLSSQKAVYRIPGISADEFPAVAYDENLPLYPVPASLLKELISKISFAISNDETRKNLTGALMEAEPGEQGTILRMVATDGHRLARSYEVIEGNSPFTLEKGIILPRKGISEIRKLIDAEQGEILIGSERGMFVLKTANTLLKVSLIDETYPDYTRVIPSQQGVRVIFNHDLLLHGLRRMKVISTEQYSGVVLTLNNNRMIMNSTNPDVGEANDELEVAYQGEEVKVGFNVDYLIDAIEVIREEEVLFDIGSFMKPSMIMPVHNDRFLCVVMPLKL; this is encoded by the coding sequence ATGGAATTTGATATTCAGCGACAGGTTTTTCTGGATGGCGTTCAAAAAACCCTCGGAATTGTGGAAAGAAAAAGTACCATGCCCATTCTCGGAAATCTGCTGCTCAAAACGGAAGACAACCAGATCAAGATTGTCGCCACGGATCGGGAACTGGGTCTGGTTGCCGATTACGAGGCGCAGATCATCAGCAGCGGGGCAATCACCCTTTCCGCGAAAAAGCTGTTTGAAATGATCCGGGAAATCCAGGGGGACAGCATTCATTTCTCCTGCGATGATCATGATCAGATTACCCTGAGCAGTCAGAAAGCGGTCTACCGGATACCCGGCATTTCCGCTGATGAGTTTCCCGCTGTGGCATATGATGAAAACTTGCCGCTGTATCCGGTTCCGGCATCCCTTTTAAAGGAATTGATTTCCAAAATCTCCTTTGCCATTTCGAATGATGAGACGAGAAAAAATCTGACCGGCGCCCTGATGGAGGCAGAGCCGGGGGAACAGGGGACCATTCTCCGAATGGTCGCGACGGATGGACATCGCCTGGCCAGGAGTTACGAAGTTATAGAAGGTAATTCTCCCTTCACTCTGGAAAAAGGGATTATTCTTCCCCGAAAGGGAATTTCCGAGATCCGCAAGCTGATCGATGCCGAGCAGGGGGAAATCCTGATCGGGTCGGAACGCGGGATGTTTGTTCTGAAAACAGCCAATACCCTGTTGAAGGTGAGTCTCATTGATGAAACCTACCCGGATTACACGAGGGTCATTCCCAGCCAGCAGGGAGTCCGGGTGATTTTCAATCACGATCTTCTTTTGCATGGCCTCCGGCGGATGAAGGTCATCTCGACTGAACAGTACAGCGGCGTCGTGCTCACCTTGAATAATAACAGAATGATTATGAATTCGACGAACCCTGATGTGGGAGAAGCCAACGACGAACTGGAGGTTGCCTACCAGGGAGAGGAGGTCAAGGTCGGCTTCAACGTGGATTATCTGATTGACGCCATAGAGGTCATCCGGGAAGAAGAAGTGCTGTTTGATATCGGATCGTTCATGAAACCCAGCATGATCATGCCTGTTCACAACGACCGCTTTCTGTGCGTGGTCATGCCTTTAAAGCTTTAA
- the gyrB gene encoding DNA topoisomerase (ATP-hydrolyzing) subunit B has translation MTDNYSADSIKILEGLEAVRVRPAMYIGSIGKEGLHHLVYEVVDNSIDEASAGYCDKITVKIRVDNSIMVEDNGRGIPVDMHETGVSAAEVVMTKLHAGGKFSNDSYKISGGLHGVGVSVVNALSSSMELNVRRDGKVYSQSYVRGVPTAPLAVTGQTSGRGTKIYFKPDDTIFEELEFNFDILANRLRELAFLNSGVRIALIDDRSDRKSEFFYEGGIISFVEYINRNKKVLHKDPIYVSGEREDSTVEVALQYNDTYTENIFSFANSINTTEGGTHLSGFRSALTRVFNNYAVNNGLLKNGKESLRGEDLREGLACVISVKVQNPQFEGQTKTKLGNSEVRGLVEGIVYEKIGSYLEENPSVAKQLLNKCLEASRAREAARRARELTRRKSALEVGALPGKLADCQERDPARSELYLVEGDSAGGSAKQGRDRRNQAILPLRGKVLNVEKARFDKMLQNEEIKTMITALGTGIGQEDYDVSRIRYHKVIIMTDADVDGSHIRTLLLTFFFRQMRELVEKGYLYIAQPPLFKITEKKNEVYIRNEEEMNNFILQNGVKRIKLFNGREEAVTGNQLLNLVKKVMRVETILDKFEKEDCDRKIILALAERPSFTIQDFDDEALLKEVARQTAQALGEEVREAGVEADEEHGGYKLFFFLQNNGKVQRISFGKSIYRAPKFSEVKAILEQISSVGKPPYSVMAIDGDGTDRQEIPDMSSLVQFVNSVGKKGLSVQRYKGLGEMNPEQLWETTMNPEKRTLLQVRVDDAVQADEIFTTLMGDQVEPRREFIYQNALYVSNLDV, from the coding sequence ATGACAGACAATTATTCCGCTGACAGCATTAAAATACTGGAAGGTCTGGAAGCCGTAAGGGTCAGACCGGCCATGTATATCGGCAGTATCGGCAAGGAAGGATTGCACCACCTGGTGTATGAAGTGGTGGATAACAGTATCGATGAAGCTTCGGCAGGATACTGTGATAAAATTACAGTAAAAATAAGAGTCGATAACAGCATCATGGTGGAAGACAACGGCCGGGGCATTCCCGTTGATATGCATGAAACGGGAGTTTCAGCCGCCGAGGTCGTGATGACCAAACTGCATGCCGGGGGAAAATTTTCCAATGATTCCTACAAGATTTCCGGTGGGCTTCACGGTGTCGGCGTTTCCGTCGTCAATGCCCTTTCCAGCTCCATGGAACTCAATGTCCGTCGAGACGGAAAGGTCTATTCCCAGTCTTATGTCCGCGGCGTTCCAACAGCTCCTCTGGCCGTCACCGGTCAGACCTCGGGAAGAGGTACCAAGATTTACTTCAAACCCGACGATACGATCTTTGAGGAACTGGAATTCAATTTCGACATTCTGGCCAACCGATTGCGGGAACTGGCGTTTCTGAACTCCGGTGTCCGTATCGCGCTGATCGATGACCGCAGCGACCGGAAGAGTGAATTCTTTTATGAAGGAGGTATTATCTCCTTTGTCGAGTATATCAATCGCAACAAAAAGGTTCTGCACAAGGATCCCATTTACGTCAGCGGAGAGAGGGAAGACTCCACGGTGGAAGTGGCGCTGCAGTACAACGATACCTATACGGAAAATATCTTCTCATTCGCCAACAGCATCAACACCACCGAAGGAGGAACGCATCTGAGCGGATTCCGGTCGGCCCTGACCCGGGTGTTCAATAACTACGCGGTCAACAACGGCCTTTTGAAGAATGGAAAGGAATCGCTGCGGGGGGAAGACCTGCGGGAAGGACTTGCCTGTGTGATCAGCGTCAAGGTCCAGAATCCTCAGTTCGAAGGTCAGACCAAGACCAAACTGGGCAACAGCGAAGTGCGCGGCCTGGTCGAGGGCATCGTCTATGAAAAGATCGGCAGCTACCTTGAGGAAAATCCCTCTGTTGCCAAACAACTGCTGAACAAATGTCTCGAGGCCTCACGAGCCCGGGAAGCAGCCCGGCGGGCAAGGGAACTGACACGCCGGAAAAGCGCCCTGGAGGTGGGGGCTCTGCCCGGCAAACTGGCGGACTGTCAGGAGCGGGATCCGGCAAGAAGTGAGCTTTACCTGGTGGAGGGGGATTCTGCAGGCGGCTCCGCCAAGCAGGGTCGCGATCGACGGAATCAGGCCATTCTGCCCCTGCGGGGCAAAGTGTTGAATGTGGAAAAGGCCCGCTTCGACAAGATGCTTCAGAACGAGGAAATCAAGACCATGATAACCGCCCTGGGAACGGGAATCGGCCAGGAGGATTATGATGTCAGTCGAATCCGCTACCACAAGGTCATTATTATGACCGATGCCGATGTGGACGGTTCTCATATCCGCACCCTTCTGCTGACTTTTTTCTTTCGCCAGATGCGGGAGCTCGTGGAAAAGGGCTATCTCTATATCGCTCAGCCGCCGCTTTTCAAGATCACGGAAAAGAAAAACGAAGTTTACATTCGCAACGAGGAAGAAATGAACAATTTCATCCTCCAGAACGGTGTCAAACGGATCAAGCTGTTTAATGGGCGCGAAGAGGCGGTCACCGGCAACCAGCTGCTCAATCTGGTCAAGAAGGTGATGCGGGTCGAGACCATTCTTGACAAGTTCGAAAAAGAGGATTGCGACCGTAAGATTATACTTGCTCTCGCGGAGAGACCCTCTTTCACCATTCAGGACTTCGATGATGAAGCGCTTCTGAAGGAAGTGGCCCGCCAGACCGCGCAAGCTCTCGGAGAAGAGGTCAGGGAAGCCGGGGTGGAAGCGGATGAGGAACACGGCGGATACAAACTGTTTTTCTTCCTGCAGAATAATGGGAAGGTGCAGCGGATTTCCTTTGGAAAATCCATTTACCGGGCGCCGAAATTCTCGGAAGTCAAAGCGATTCTGGAACAGATTTCCTCTGTCGGAAAACCGCCCTATTCGGTCATGGCCATTGACGGGGATGGAACGGACCGTCAGGAAATTCCGGATATGTCATCCCTGGTGCAGTTTGTCAATTCCGTGGGAAAAAAAGGGCTCTCGGTCCAGCGCTACAAGGGTCTGGGCGAAATGAATCCAGAACAGCTATGGGAAACCACGATGAACCCGGAGAAGAGAACCCTCCTGCAGGTTCGTGTGGATGATGCCGTGCAGGCGGATGAAATTTTCACCACATTGATGGGGGATCAGGTTGAACCCCGTAGAGAATTCATTTACCAGAACGCTCTTTACGTGTCCAACCTGGATGTCTAG
- the gyrA gene encoding DNA gyrase subunit A has protein sequence MDALSIPRNILVNIEDEMKKSYMDYAMSVIIGRAIPDVRDGLKPVHRRVLFAMSEMGNRWNKPYKKSARIVGDIIGKYHPHGDAAAYDTIVRLAQDFSMRYPLIDGQGNFGSIDDDPPAAMRYTEVRMARITEEILADLEKDTVDFVPNYDESLMEPSILPSRIPTLLLNGTAGIAVGVATNIPPHNVTEVLSGTIALIRNPEMTLEEIMQFIPGPDFPTAGFINGREGIISAYRTGRGIIRLRAKVVIEKNERNDRESIVVTEIPYQVNKAALIEKISELVKEKKITGISDLRDESDREGIRIVIDLKRDENSNVILNQLYKHTQMESTFGIIMLAIENGQPHVFNLIEILKSFIEFRKVVIVRRTTFEVNKARERAHILEGLIIALDNIDEVVAVIKASKSPQEAASALCSRFSLTDIQARAILDMRLQRLTGLEQSKIKEEFDALLKEIERLQGILDDPRKVLEVIISEMEEIIDRYGDERRTEIVASSEDIDIEDMIAEEEMVVTYSQGGYIKRNPSSLYRTQRRGGRGKVGMMTKEEDVVERLFIASTHDYVLIFTNAGRLYWLKVYQIPQAGRMAKGKPIVNLINIGPDERVAAVLPVRSFEEGQAVIMATRAGIVKKTDLTAYSNPRSGGIIALSIDEGDELVDVKLTGGDQDVFLATRKGKAIRFKEDDIRTMGRTARGVRGISMDSDDAVIGMDIPREGNAIVTVSEKGCGKRTAVSEYRLQKRGGKGMINLRIVPKGGLVADILQVTGEEDLLLMSNSGKIIRMKVEDVPLIHRVTQGVKLIELDAEEQLVGMTSAEREVREEEDNIPEDDPQTDTSLSGEDE, from the coding sequence ATGGATGCATTGTCAATTCCAAGAAACATTCTTGTAAATATAGAAGATGAAATGAAAAAGTCCTACATGGACTATGCTATGAGCGTTATTATCGGCCGGGCTATTCCCGATGTGCGCGATGGCCTGAAGCCGGTTCACCGCCGTGTTCTTTTTGCCATGAGCGAGATGGGGAACCGCTGGAACAAGCCCTACAAGAAATCCGCCCGCATCGTCGGGGATATTATCGGTAAATACCATCCCCACGGGGATGCGGCTGCCTACGACACCATTGTCCGTCTAGCGCAGGATTTTTCCATGCGCTATCCCCTTATTGATGGTCAGGGCAATTTCGGTTCCATTGACGACGATCCTCCGGCGGCCATGAGGTACACGGAAGTTCGCATGGCCCGGATCACGGAGGAGATTCTGGCGGATCTGGAGAAGGATACCGTCGATTTCGTGCCGAATTACGACGAGTCCCTGATGGAACCGTCCATTCTTCCTTCGCGTATTCCAACACTTCTGCTGAACGGCACGGCAGGTATTGCCGTCGGTGTGGCGACGAACATACCACCTCACAATGTTACGGAAGTCCTGAGTGGAACCATTGCACTGATTCGGAATCCGGAAATGACTCTGGAAGAAATCATGCAGTTCATTCCCGGACCGGATTTTCCAACGGCTGGTTTTATTAATGGCCGCGAGGGGATTATCTCCGCTTATCGGACGGGACGCGGCATCATCCGTTTGCGGGCCAAAGTCGTCATCGAGAAAAATGAGCGGAACGACAGGGAGAGCATCGTAGTAACCGAAATTCCCTACCAGGTCAACAAGGCGGCTCTGATCGAAAAGATCTCCGAGCTGGTCAAGGAAAAGAAAATTACCGGAATTTCCGATCTCCGCGATGAATCCGATCGCGAGGGAATCCGGATCGTCATCGATCTGAAGCGCGACGAAAACTCCAATGTAATCCTGAATCAGTTGTACAAGCACACACAGATGGAGTCGACCTTCGGGATCATTATGCTGGCCATCGAAAACGGTCAGCCTCATGTCTTCAATCTTATTGAAATCCTGAAGAGTTTTATCGAATTTCGCAAAGTCGTCATCGTCCGGCGCACGACTTTCGAGGTCAACAAGGCGCGGGAACGGGCCCATATCCTGGAAGGCCTCATCATTGCCCTCGACAACATCGATGAAGTGGTCGCCGTCATCAAGGCTTCCAAGAGCCCTCAGGAGGCGGCTTCCGCTTTGTGCAGCCGTTTTTCTCTGACAGACATTCAGGCCCGGGCGATTCTGGATATGAGACTGCAACGGCTGACCGGGCTGGAACAGAGTAAGATAAAGGAAGAATTTGATGCACTGTTGAAGGAGATCGAACGGCTGCAGGGCATTCTGGACGATCCCCGGAAAGTGCTTGAAGTGATCATTTCCGAGATGGAGGAGATCATCGATCGCTACGGCGATGAACGGCGCACGGAAATCGTGGCCAGTTCGGAAGACATCGACATAGAGGATATGATCGCCGAGGAAGAAATGGTGGTTACCTACTCGCAGGGAGGGTACATCAAACGCAATCCCTCCAGTCTTTACAGGACGCAGCGCCGGGGCGGACGCGGCAAGGTCGGGATGATGACCAAGGAAGAGGACGTGGTGGAACGTCTCTTTATTGCTTCCACCCATGACTATGTCCTGATTTTTACCAATGCCGGCCGGCTTTACTGGCTGAAGGTGTACCAGATCCCGCAGGCGGGGAGGATGGCCAAAGGCAAGCCCATCGTCAATCTGATCAATATCGGACCGGATGAACGGGTGGCGGCGGTTCTTCCCGTCCGGTCTTTCGAAGAGGGACAGGCGGTGATTATGGCCACCAGGGCGGGCATCGTCAAGAAGACCGATTTAACCGCTTATTCCAATCCCCGATCGGGAGGGATCATCGCCTTGAGTATCGACGAAGGCGATGAACTGGTCGATGTGAAACTGACGGGCGGCGATCAGGATGTTTTTCTCGCCACGCGTAAAGGGAAGGCGATCCGTTTCAAGGAGGATGACATCCGCACCATGGGCAGGACGGCCCGGGGTGTACGCGGCATCTCCATGGATTCGGATGACGCCGTCATCGGCATGGATATTCCGAGAGAAGGCAATGCGATCGTTACCGTTTCCGAAAAAGGTTGCGGCAAGCGGACGGCGGTATCGGAATATCGTCTCCAGAAACGCGGTGGCAAGGGAATGATCAACCTGCGCATCGTGCCCAAGGGAGGACTGGTCGCCGACATCCTGCAGGTTACCGGTGAGGAAGACCTGCTTCTCATGAGCAACAGCGGAAAGATCATCCGGATGAAGGTTGAGGATGTCCCTCTGATTCATCGGGTGACCCAGGGCGTCAAGCTGATCGAACTTGATGCTGAAGAGCAGTTGGTGGGAATGACCAGTGCGGAGCGGGAGGTCCGTGAAGAAGAGGATAATATTCCGGAAGACGATCCGCAGACGGATACGTCCCTGTCCGGAGAGGATGAATAA
- a CDS encoding archease: MNEFWRLLDHTADLGIEVEGPSLEELFAHAGEAIFELMVELDTVETAVSRHLVIEGADLADLWVNYLREVLYLWGGESLLMKKVQIINLTETSLEATLYGEPYNSRKHELMMEIKAVTYHQAEVVRTPEGWKGRVIFDV, encoded by the coding sequence GTGAACGAGTTCTGGCGTCTTCTGGATCATACGGCGGATCTCGGCATTGAGGTGGAAGGCCCTTCTCTGGAAGAGCTTTTTGCCCATGCGGGGGAGGCCATTTTTGAACTGATGGTGGAACTGGACACGGTGGAGACCGCGGTGAGCCGCCATCTGGTTATTGAGGGCGCCGATCTTGCCGATCTCTGGGTCAATTATCTCCGGGAAGTGCTCTATCTCTGGGGCGGGGAGAGCCTGCTCATGAAAAAGGTCCAAATCATTAACCTGACTGAAACCTCGCTGGAGGCAACCCTGTACGGTGAACCCTACAATTCCCGCAAACATGAGCTGATGATGGAAATCAAGGCGGTGACCTACCACCAGGCGGAAGTCGTCCGTACCCCGGAAGGGTGGAAAGGACGGGTGATCTTCGATGTCTAA
- a CDS encoding RtcB family protein, with the protein MSKISVTLNKLDLCRWMIPKTGGMRVPGIIYTSEEMLREMGDDQSPQQVMNVAYLPGIVKYSLAMPDMHWGYGFPIGGVAAFDLKNGVISPGGVGYDINCGCRMMTTKLNFEDIRDHVRELVVALFQNIPTGVGSTGVLKLAQKEERQVLTQGSRWAVSQGYGTDEDVETTEDYGVMTGADPDKVSPRAMERGRDQLGTLGSGNHFLEIEVVEEIFDPDVAAVFGLSVGQVAVLIHSGSRGLGYQICDDYLARMVKKMGELGFDLPDRQLACSWLESTAGKDYLAAMACAANYAWANRQMLMHWTRETFEKTLQKAPRELGMKLLYDVCHNIAKLETFPVDGEMMKLCVHRKGATRSFPPGHPALPERYRKVGQPVLIPGDMGTGSYVMVGTEKAYQETFGSTCHGAGRVMSRAQATRASAGRSVAKEMADRGVIVMASGKGTLKEEIPEAYKRLDDVVDVVHRAGISRKVARLRAVGCIKG; encoded by the coding sequence ATGTCTAAAATCAGTGTGACGCTGAACAAGCTGGATCTCTGCCGCTGGATGATCCCGAAAACCGGGGGAATGCGGGTTCCCGGCATCATTTACACCAGCGAGGAGATGCTGCGGGAAATGGGGGATGATCAAAGTCCCCAGCAGGTCATGAATGTGGCCTATCTTCCTGGAATCGTGAAGTATTCTCTGGCTATGCCGGACATGCACTGGGGATATGGGTTTCCCATCGGCGGTGTGGCGGCTTTTGATTTGAAAAACGGAGTGATTTCCCCCGGTGGGGTGGGGTACGACATCAACTGCGGCTGCCGGATGATGACCACGAAGCTGAACTTCGAGGATATCCGCGATCATGTGCGTGAGCTGGTGGTTGCCCTTTTTCAGAACATTCCTACCGGAGTCGGGTCCACTGGCGTGCTCAAGCTGGCCCAGAAGGAAGAGCGCCAGGTGCTGACGCAGGGTTCCCGCTGGGCGGTGAGCCAGGGATACGGTACGGATGAGGATGTCGAGACGACGGAAGATTACGGCGTGATGACCGGCGCCGACCCGGATAAGGTGAGCCCCCGGGCCATGGAACGGGGGAGGGATCAACTGGGAACACTGGGATCGGGAAATCACTTTCTGGAAATCGAGGTGGTGGAAGAAATCTTCGATCCGGATGTGGCGGCTGTCTTCGGCCTGTCCGTCGGTCAGGTGGCCGTGTTGATACATAGCGGCTCACGGGGGCTGGGATATCAGATCTGCGATGATTACCTGGCCCGGATGGTCAAAAAAATGGGTGAACTGGGTTTTGACCTTCCCGACCGGCAGCTTGCCTGCTCCTGGCTGGAATCTACGGCGGGTAAGGATTACCTGGCCGCCATGGCCTGTGCAGCGAATTACGCCTGGGCAAACCGGCAGATGCTGATGCACTGGACACGAGAAACCTTCGAGAAAACGCTGCAGAAAGCTCCCCGGGAACTCGGCATGAAACTGCTGTACGACGTCTGCCATAATATCGCCAAACTGGAAACTTTTCCCGTGGACGGCGAGATGATGAAACTCTGCGTGCACCGGAAGGGCGCCACCCGCTCTTTTCCTCCCGGACATCCCGCACTGCCCGAGCGCTACCGGAAAGTCGGCCAGCCCGTGCTGATCCCCGGCGATATGGGAACCGGCTCTTACGTGATGGTCGGTACAGAAAAAGCCTATCAGGAGACCTTCGGCAGCACCTGCCACGGCGCCGGACGGGTCATGAGCCGGGCTCAGGCGACGCGCGCCAGCGCGGGCCGGTCGGTTGCAAAGGAAATGGCCGACCGGGGAGTAATTGTCATGGCCTCCGGCAAGGGCACCCTGAAAGAAGAAATCCCCGAAGCTTACAAAAGGCTGGACGACGTAGTCGATGTGGTTCACCGCGCCGGCATCTCCCGCAAAGTCGCCCGCCTGCGGGCTGTGGGATGCATCAAGGGGTAG
- a CDS encoding nuclease-related domain-containing protein: MDLSPAINQVVGKLWYLIPIIILIILIKSAWFKGVMGEFIVNVFARILLDKNVYHLIKNVTLPTEDGTTQIDHIIVSRYGIFVVETKYMKGWIFGSPNQKTWTQKIYKHSNNFQNPLHQNYKHVKTLESLLDLSDQQVYPLVVFVGDSTFKTEMPENVTHGRGYVRYIKSKRQLVLSEAEVDAILNKISAGMLTRSFKTNREHVKHVNHIRSEKRKKNTCPKCGSPMVLREAKNGQNAGKQFWGCSNFPKCKGILNVT; this comes from the coding sequence ATGGATTTATCTCCGGCTATAAATCAAGTCGTAGGCAAGTTATGGTATTTGATTCCAATCATTATCTTAATAATTTTAATAAAATCTGCCTGGTTCAAAGGGGTGATGGGAGAATTCATTGTAAACGTCTTTGCAAGGATACTATTAGATAAAAATGTGTATCATCTCATCAAGAATGTGACATTACCAACCGAAGACGGAACGACACAGATTGATCATATCATCGTTTCAAGATATGGCATATTTGTAGTTGAAACAAAATATATGAAAGGGTGGATTTTTGGTAGCCCCAATCAGAAGACATGGACTCAAAAAATATACAAGCATTCAAACAATTTCCAAAACCCTCTGCACCAAAATTACAAACACGTAAAAACTCTTGAATCCCTGCTTGATCTGAGTGATCAGCAGGTTTATCCGTTGGTTGTTTTTGTCGGAGATAGTACTTTCAAAACAGAAATGCCTGAAAATGTTACACATGGCCGTGGTTATGTTCGATATATCAAATCAAAAAGACAGCTTGTCCTCTCTGAAGCAGAGGTTGACGCAATCTTAAACAAAATCAGTGCCGGCATGTTGACGCGCTCATTTAAAACCAACAGGGAGCATGTAAAACATGTCAACCATATCAGAAGCGAAAAGAGGAAGAAAAATACCTGTCCAAAGTGTGGTAGCCCCATGGTGCTGAGAGAAGCAAAAAATGGTCAAAATGCTGGAAAGCAATTTTGGGGATGTTCAAATTTTCCAAAATGCAAAGGTATTCTAAATGTCACATAA
- a CDS encoding DNA-methyltransferase — translation MEVTTDIYLGDSREQLKLLPDDSVDLIVTSPPYADQRKNTYGGIHPDKYVNWFLPISVQLLRVLKPTGTFILNIKEKVVEGERSTYVMELILEMRKQGWLWTEEFIWHKKNCYPGKWPNRFRDAWERLLQFNKNRKFHMYQEEVMVQMGEWANSRLKNLSETDKIRDNSKVGSGFGKNISNWLERDKAYPTNVLHLATECNNKNHSAAFPEGLPEWFIKLFTKEKDTVLDPFMGSGTTLIVANRMRRNSIGIDIVPEYCEMVKKQLKAVELYLLEPKAEYEKTRVEKRITIR, via the coding sequence ATGGAAGTAACTACAGATATATATCTTGGGGATAGCAGGGAACAACTAAAACTGCTTCCAGATGATTCTGTCGACCTGATAGTGACGTCTCCGCCTTACGCAGATCAGCGTAAAAATACATATGGCGGCATCCATCCTGATAAATACGTTAATTGGTTCTTGCCTATTTCAGTACAGCTTTTACGTGTTCTCAAGCCGACGGGAACCTTTATTTTAAACATCAAAGAAAAAGTAGTCGAGGGCGAGCGCAGCACTTACGTAATGGAGCTCATATTAGAAATGCGCAAACAGGGATGGCTATGGACGGAAGAGTTTATTTGGCATAAGAAAAATTGCTACCCAGGAAAATGGCCTAATCGTTTTCGCGATGCCTGGGAGAGACTTCTTCAGTTTAATAAAAATCGAAAATTTCATATGTATCAGGAAGAAGTAATGGTTCAAATGGGCGAATGGGCAAACTCAAGACTGAAAAACCTTTCTGAGACAGACAAAATCCGTGACAACTCAAAAGTAGGAAGCGGATTTGGTAAAAATATTTCAAACTGGCTTGAAAGAGATAAGGCATATCCCACAAATGTTTTGCACTTGGCTACCGAATGTAACAACAAAAACCATAGCGCGGCTTTTCCTGAAGGGTTGCCTGAATGGTTTATTAAACTTTTTACAAAAGAAAAAGATACGGTTCTTGATCCCTTTATGGGTTCAGGGACAACACTGATTGTCGCTAACAGAATGAGGCGAAATTCAATAGGAATCGACATCGTTCCAGAGTATTGTGAAATGGTAAAAAAGCAATTGAAAGCGGTAGAGTTATATCTATTGGAACCAAAGGCGGAATATGAAAAAACTAGGGTTGAAAAGCGTATCACAATACGTTGA